GAGGTCGTCGAGCAGCGGCCGTCGACCACCAGGCCCGATCGCGGCGTCGTCGAGTTCGCGGTCGCCGTGATCAACCACGACGGCACGCTCGTCCAACGCGGCCGCAAGACCATGCTCATCGCCCGCGCGGGCCGGCCCACAACAGGATTGGAGACATCATGAGTTTTCCCGCACAGGTCGGCGTGTTCGGCGGTGGCCGCATGGGCGCAGGCATCGCGCATGCGTTCCTGGTCGCCGGTAGCGCGGTCACGGTCATCGAGGCCGACGAGGATGCCGCGGCGGCCGCGGCCGGGCGGGTGCGGTCGAGCCTGCAGAAGGCCGCTGCGCGAAACACTCTCGGCGCCGAGCTCGACGAGGTGGTCGCGCGGTTGTCGGTGGTCGCCCCCGGCGCGCTGGCCGGCGCACTGACCGGCGCGGAGCTCGTGGTCGAGGCGGTGCCGGAGCTTGCCGACCTCAAGGCCGCGGTGCTGGCGAAGGTGGAAAACGTGGCGCCCGGCGCGGTGCTGGCCACCAACACCAGTTCGCTGTCGATCGATCGGCTGGCCGCGGATCTCGCCCGGCCCGAGCGCTTCATCGGCCTGCACTTCTTCAACCCGGTCCCGGTCAGTGAGCTCGTCGAGGTCGTGGTCGGCTCCAAGACCGACGCCGGGCTCGTCACAGCGGCGCAGGGTTGGGTTGCGGCCCTTGGCAAGACCGCGATCACCGTCACCGATTCACCCGGTTTCGCGTCGTCGCGGCTGGGCGTGGCCATCGCCTTGGAGGCCATGCGCATGCTCGAAGACGGTGTGGCCACGGCCGAGGACATCGACACCGCGATGACACTGGGCTACAAGCATCCGATGGGGCCGCTGCGCACCACGGACATCGTCGGCCTCGACGTCCGGTTGGCGATCGCCGAGCACCTGGCGCGCGAGATCGGCCCGCGCTTCGAACCGCCCGCGATCCTGCGCGACAAGGTGGCGGCCGGTCACCTCGGCCGCAAGACGGGCCGGGGTTTCTACAGCTGGTGACGGCGCGCCGATCAGCGGAACGTCATCAACGGCCGCGCGCCGGTCTCGTCCACCGCGTCGAGATGCGAATGTTCGTTGACCGACACCACCGACACCCCGGTCGAGCCGACGATGAGCTTGCTGATCGACGCGTTGATCATGGTGCGTGACAACGTTATCCAGCTGCTCTCCGACAGTCCCCAGAGCTGTGCGACGATCTGGGTGATGGTGCCCGACGACGACACCGCCACCACGGTCTGCCCTCGGCCTGCGAGGTCACGCACCGCCTCCAGGGCGCGTGCGCAGCGTTGCCGGTACTGCTCATAGGTTTCGATGGCGGACGTGGCGGTTTCCTCGGCGGGCGTGATCCAATTCTGCAGTGCGGCATCGACACTGGACTGCAGTTCGCGTCCGGCCGGCCCGGTGGCCAGCCCGCCGCCGCCGAGGATGGCGTCCATGTCGTACTCGTTCCAGTGCGGGTCGCTGATCGGCGTGCCCTCGTGGGCCGCCGCGGTCAGCACATGTTCGAGGGTCTCCTCCTGGCGCGCCAGATCACCCGAGACCGCGGCGGTGATCGCGTCGACCCGCCCGGCCAGTGCTCGGCCCGCGAGTTCGGCCTGCCTGCGGCCCAGCTCGGTCAGGCCGCCCTCGGACCTGGACCGGGCGGCCGCGCCGTAGGCGTGGGCACGCGCCTGGCCGTGCCGAACGAGAAACACCACACCCACCGCAACGCCTCCTCATGCCCTATCCCCGTGCGACATTGGACCGAAACGACATGTGCGAAGGCAAGCCAGGAAGGAGGCCTGCTAATGTCGAACATTAAGGACAGTGCGAGGGTGATCAGAGGGCGGGCGATGGTCGACGCGGCCGGCGACGGCTCCAGACAGCGCGTGATCGGGCAGGCCGTACTGCGGCCGCGTCAACAGGTCGAGGAGACCATTCGGGCCGCGATCCTGTCCGGCGAACTCAAGAGCGGAGAGATGCTGCCGCCCGAGGCCGAGTTGGCGCGGCAGTTCAACGTCAGCCGCACGACGCTGCGGGAAGCGCTGCGCGTCCTGTCCTCACAGCACCTGATCACCAAGGTTCCCGGTGCGCGTGGCGGAAACTTCGTCCAGTCGGTCGATTACCACTCGCTGGGCACCGTGATGACCGAAGCGGTGAACAATCTGCTGACCCTGGGCAGCATTCGGTTCGACGAGGTCGCCGACGTCCGCCAGTATCTCGAGGTGCCCTCCGTTCGCCTGGCCGCGGTCAACCGATCCGACGAGGACCTGGCCGGGCTCACCACGATCGTGCAGAAACAGAAGACCGCGTCGGTGGACGATCCGGAGGTCCCGGACCTCGACCGCCAGTTCCACACCCTGATCGCACGGGCATCCGGGAACCGGGTGCTGGCATCCTGCGTGGCGGCCCTGCACCACGCGACCGAACCCGTGCACTACCTGGATCTCTCGCCCGAAGTGGGCAGGCAGACGGTGCGTCAGCACGCGGCGATCCTGCGCGCGATCGACGACCGCGATCCCGACGCCGCGCAGGAGTCGATCGTCAAGCACCTGACCTACCTGCGCAAGCACATCGCCGCGCATCGAGCGGATCACGCCGGGAATTGATCACGGCGCGGACTGCACATGGGAGTGCAGGTGCGCGGCGATGTCGGCGCGCAGTTGATCCATGCTCAGGCACGGATCCCGCTGTGCGGAGTTCCACTCCTGATGGCCGAGCACATGGGAGGCGGGCTGGTTGATGTGCCGCAGCACCGCGGCGCAGCTGCGGACATAGCCGAGGTACTGCTCGCGCGGGTACTTCTGATGGCCGCGCAGTTCGGCGTGCACCGCGATGGTGCGGGTGTCGACGTCGGCGTGCGGCAGGTCGGGGTGGTAGCCCGGCCCGGCGTGATGAGCGACGCCCGCGGCCACGACGGTGATGCTGCCGTCACGGTTGATCAGCACGTTCGACAGCGGGCCCGGCCGTTGCCGGGTACCGCGGGCGATGGTTTCCGCGGAGATGTCGTCGCCTCCGGTGTGGTGGCAAATGATGCCCCAGACGTCGCCGAAGTCGCCGTCACCGTTTGCCCGCCAGCCGTCGATCTCGTCGACGTCGAGCCCTTCTGCGCGAAGCGCGTCGGCAAGCCAGACCAGCATTGTGAGCTCCTCCGAGCGTGATCCACGAGGCCGCGTCCAACGGCGGCGATTCCATGCTCGCGGTGAGCCCTCGTGGCGGGCGTGAGTAGTGCGGTACCCGATTCGCCGGGTCACGCCGTGGCTGTCGCGGTCCTCGGTTCCAGATGCTTGGACCAGCCGGAAGCGCACAATGCCGTGCATGCGGCCGCGAGCAGCC
This region of Mycolicibacterium goodii genomic DNA includes:
- a CDS encoding N-acetylmuramoyl-L-alanine amidase; translation: MLVWLADALRAEGLDVDEIDGWRANGDGDFGDVWGIICHHTGGDDISAETIARGTRQRPGPLSNVLINRDGSITVVAAGVAHHAGPGYHPDLPHADVDTRTIAVHAELRGHQKYPREQYLGYVRSCAAVLRHINQPASHVLGHQEWNSAQRDPCLSMDQLRADIAAHLHSHVQSAP
- a CDS encoding histidine phosphatase family protein, translated to MGVVFLVRHGQARAHAYGAAARSRSEGGLTELGRRQAELAGRALAGRVDAITAAVSGDLARQEETLEHVLTAAAHEGTPISDPHWNEYDMDAILGGGGLATGPAGRELQSSVDAALQNWITPAEETATSAIETYEQYRQRCARALEAVRDLAGRGQTVVAVSSSGTITQIVAQLWGLSESSWITLSRTMINASISKLIVGSTGVSVVSVNEHSHLDAVDETGARPLMTFR
- a CDS encoding FadR/GntR family transcriptional regulator; the encoded protein is MIRGRAMVDAAGDGSRQRVIGQAVLRPRQQVEETIRAAILSGELKSGEMLPPEAELARQFNVSRTTLREALRVLSSQHLITKVPGARGGNFVQSVDYHSLGTVMTEAVNNLLTLGSIRFDEVADVRQYLEVPSVRLAAVNRSDEDLAGLTTIVQKQKTASVDDPEVPDLDRQFHTLIARASGNRVLASCVAALHHATEPVHYLDLSPEVGRQTVRQHAAILRAIDDRDPDAAQESIVKHLTYLRKHIAAHRADHAGN
- a CDS encoding 3-hydroxyacyl-CoA dehydrogenase family protein, with the translated sequence MSFPAQVGVFGGGRMGAGIAHAFLVAGSAVTVIEADEDAAAAAAGRVRSSLQKAAARNTLGAELDEVVARLSVVAPGALAGALTGAELVVEAVPELADLKAAVLAKVENVAPGAVLATNTSSLSIDRLAADLARPERFIGLHFFNPVPVSELVEVVVGSKTDAGLVTAAQGWVAALGKTAITVTDSPGFASSRLGVAIALEAMRMLEDGVATAEDIDTAMTLGYKHPMGPLRTTDIVGLDVRLAIAEHLAREIGPRFEPPAILRDKVAAGHLGRKTGRGFYSW